A section of the Streptomyces sp. Je 1-369 genome encodes:
- a CDS encoding type I polyketide synthase encodes MASEEQLVEYLRRVTTELHDTRRRLAREEDRRHEPIAVVGMACRFPGGVASPEDLWDLVAAGKDAIEDFPTDRGWDLESLYHPDPANYATSYVRHGGFVDDAGSFDADFFGISPREALAMDPQQRLMLETSWELFERSGIDPVSLKGSLTGVYAGVSSEDYMSQLPRIPEGFEGHATTGSLTSVISGRVAYNYGLEGPAVTVDTACSASLVAIHLASQALRQGECDLALAGGVLVLSSPLMFTEFCRQRGLAPDGRCKPFAAAADGTGFSEGIGLILLERLSDARRNGHNVLAVVRGSAVNQDGASNGLTAPNDAAQEQVIRAALTSARLTPADVDAVEAHGTGTKLGDPIEAGALLATYGQHRERPLLLGSLKSNIGHTHATAGVAGVIKTVMAMRNGLVPATLHVEELSPHVDWDTGAVEVVTEHTPWPDTGHPRRAGVSAFGISGTNAHLILEEAPEEVPERVPGVAPSVAGSAVVPWVVSGRTPEALREQARRLGEFVAGDTEALPGEVGWSLATTRSVFEHRAVVVGRDRDALTVGLEALASGVVSADVVSGVASGDVGPGPVLVFPGQGSQWVGMGARLLDESPVFAARVAECEQALSAYVDWSLCEVLRGDGSELARVEVVQPVLWAVMVSLAAVWADQGIVPAAVIGHSQGEMAAACVAGALSLQDAARIVAVRSDALRQLQGHGDMASLGTSAEQAAELIGDRPGVSIAAVNGPSSTVISGPPEHVAAVVADAEAAGLRARVIDVGYASHNPQIDALHDLLTERLADIRPVSTDVAFYSTVTAERLADTAALDTDYWVTNLRQRVRFAETVEALLADGYRLFIEVSAHPVLGLGMEETIERADVSATVVPTLRRDHGGVAQLTRAAAQAFAAGAEVDWRRWFPAGPTPRTVDLPTYAFQRRRYWLADTVKRDDAGSQGATGSGHAQLGTVVALADGRVVLNGRVSAERGSWLGGHVVAGTVLVPGAALVEWVLRAADDAGCATLRELTLQAPLVLPETGSLQVQVVVDAADDQGGSDVRVYSRPERDAGAVWVCHAVGELARESGARPLRQAGAWPPAGAEPVDVGEFYEGVAAAGYEYGPAFRGLRAMWRQGEELLAEVELPEQAGSPAGFGIHPALLDAALHPLLAQRSLDGAADGQVLLPFTWSGVSLWATDATTVRVRISGLSALLGSGAETVSLIVTDPTGWPVLDVAELRLRSTSARQVRAAVGAVGSGADGLYELRWTSLPGQAVVDRLGAIDAAGCVTLGGLDVEGVRGLAGADASPPSMVLAPVDTPDAASSEDGLALTARVLGVIQEFLAEPRLEQTQLVFVTRGAAGPDEAGGVPYAPDPAGAAVWGLVRSAQSENPGRFVLLDADVDTDVDVDTDLGTYVDDAEFGRGDRAILRAVRCATDADEPQVALRGDRVLVPRWARADVPAELSGPSGARAWRLVGGTSGTLDAVEAVACDEVLRPLEPGQVRIAVHTAGVNFRDVLIALGMYPDADALPGTEAAGVVTEVGPGVTRLSVGDRVMGMLEGAFGPWAVADARMLAPVPAGWDTRQAAAAPAAFLTAWYGLVELAGLKAGERVLIHAATGGVGMAAVQIARHLGAEVFATASPAKHGVLEEMGIDAAHRASSRDAGFEDAVRRATGGRGVDVVLNSLTGELLDASLRLLGEGEGEGEGSGEGGATGTSMGGRFVEMGKSDPRDPELIALKHPGVRYEAFDLVADAGPERLGRMLDLLGGLFADGTLVPLPVAARPLGRAPEVFRFMSQAKHTGKLVLDVPAPLDPDGTVLITGGTGTIGAAVAEHLARTGESRHLLIASRSGGAAVGASELASRIAELGSDVTFAAVDVTEPGAVAALVAGIDPAHPLTGVVHAAGVLDNAMIGSQNPDSLARVWAAKAGAAHELHEATREMRLGLFVMFSSFASTMGTPGQANYASANAYCDALAARRRAEGLAGLSVAWGLWEATSGLTGTLSAADRARIDRYGIKPTGAARGCALLAAARTHGRPDLLAMDLDPRVPAASDAPVPAVLRTLAAAATGTSATTRPTAAAAGEATDWSDRLAGLTADERRDLLTTLVRTQAAGVLGHADPDAVQVDTPFKELGFDSLTAVELRNRLAAVTGLKLPAALVFDYPQAHVLAAHLAERLAPGAAARATNSDMTAQVLQEVARVEHALSAAVAQGLDQAAVAARLEALLARFAASTAAAPDGDDAADQLETATAEQVLDFIDNELGV; translated from the coding sequence ATGGCGAGTGAAGAGCAACTGGTCGAGTACCTGCGCAGGGTGACCACCGAGCTCCACGACACGCGTCGGCGCCTGGCGCGGGAGGAGGACCGCAGGCACGAGCCGATCGCGGTCGTCGGGATGGCCTGCCGTTTCCCGGGCGGCGTCGCCTCGCCCGAGGACCTCTGGGACCTCGTGGCCGCGGGGAAGGACGCCATCGAGGACTTCCCGACCGACCGTGGCTGGGACCTGGAGTCGCTCTACCACCCGGACCCCGCCAACTACGCCACCAGCTACGTGCGCCACGGCGGTTTCGTGGACGACGCGGGCTCCTTCGACGCCGACTTCTTCGGCATCAGCCCGCGCGAGGCGCTGGCGATGGACCCGCAGCAGCGCCTGATGCTGGAGACTTCCTGGGAGCTGTTCGAGCGTTCCGGCATCGACCCCGTCTCCCTCAAGGGTAGTCTCACGGGCGTCTACGCGGGTGTGTCGAGCGAGGACTACATGTCCCAACTCCCGCGCATTCCCGAAGGGTTCGAGGGACACGCCACCACGGGCAGCCTCACCAGCGTCATCTCCGGCCGGGTGGCCTACAACTACGGTCTCGAAGGCCCCGCCGTCACCGTCGACACGGCCTGCTCCGCGTCGCTCGTCGCCATCCACCTGGCGAGCCAGGCACTGCGCCAGGGCGAGTGCGACCTGGCCCTCGCGGGCGGGGTGCTCGTGCTGTCGAGCCCGCTGATGTTCACCGAGTTCTGCCGCCAGCGGGGGCTCGCGCCCGACGGCCGCTGCAAGCCGTTCGCCGCCGCGGCCGACGGCACGGGCTTCTCCGAGGGCATCGGCCTGATCCTGCTCGAACGCCTCTCGGACGCCCGCCGCAACGGTCACAACGTCCTGGCCGTCGTCCGCGGCTCCGCGGTGAACCAGGACGGCGCGAGCAACGGTCTGACCGCCCCCAACGACGCCGCGCAGGAACAGGTCATCCGCGCCGCCCTCACGAGCGCCCGGCTCACCCCGGCCGACGTGGACGCGGTCGAGGCCCACGGCACCGGCACCAAACTGGGCGACCCCATCGAGGCGGGCGCCCTGCTCGCCACCTACGGCCAGCACCGTGAGCGGCCCCTACTGCTCGGCTCCCTCAAATCCAACATCGGCCACACGCACGCCACCGCCGGTGTCGCCGGAGTCATCAAGACGGTCATGGCGATGCGCAACGGCCTGGTGCCCGCCACCCTCCACGTCGAGGAACTCAGCCCGCACGTCGACTGGGACACGGGCGCGGTCGAGGTCGTCACCGAGCACACTCCCTGGCCCGACACCGGCCACCCGCGCCGGGCCGGAGTGTCCGCGTTCGGGATCTCGGGCACGAACGCGCACCTGATCCTGGAGGAGGCGCCGGAGGAGGTGCCGGAGAGGGTGCCCGGCGTCGCCCCGTCCGTGGCGGGGAGTGCCGTGGTTCCGTGGGTGGTTTCCGGCAGGACACCCGAGGCGTTGCGTGAACAGGCGCGGCGGCTGGGCGAGTTCGTGGCCGGGGACACGGAGGCGCTGCCGGGCGAGGTCGGCTGGTCGCTGGCGACGACGCGGTCGGTGTTCGAGCACCGGGCTGTGGTGGTGGGCCGGGATCGGGATGCGTTGACGGTTGGTCTTGAGGCGTTGGCGTCCGGTGTGGTGTCCGCCGATGTGGTGTCGGGGGTGGCGTCCGGTGATGTGGGTCCTGGGCCGGTGTTGGTGTTTCCGGGGCAGGGGTCGCAGTGGGTGGGGATGGGGGCTCGGCTGTTGGATGAGTCGCCGGTGTTCGCGGCGAGGGTTGCTGAGTGTGAGCAGGCTTTGTCCGCGTATGTGGACTGGTCGTTGTGTGAGGTGTTGCGTGGGGATGGGAGTGAGCTGGCGCGGGTGGAGGTCGTGCAGCCCGTGTTGTGGGCGGTGATGGTGTCGCTCGCTGCGGTCTGGGCGGATCAGGGGATCGTCCCGGCTGCCGTGATCGGGCATTCGCAGGGCGAGATGGCCGCCGCGTGTGTTGCGGGCGCGCTGTCGCTTCAGGATGCGGCACGGATCGTAGCGGTACGAAGTGACGCACTGCGGCAGCTTCAGGGGCACGGCGACATGGCGTCCCTGGGGACCAGTGCCGAGCAGGCCGCGGAGCTGATCGGCGACCGTCCTGGTGTGAGTATCGCCGCCGTCAACGGGCCCTCCTCGACCGTCATCTCGGGGCCGCCCGAGCATGTCGCGGCCGTCGTCGCCGACGCGGAGGCCGCCGGGCTGCGCGCCCGCGTCATCGACGTCGGCTACGCCTCCCACAACCCGCAGATCGACGCACTCCACGACCTCCTCACCGAACGCCTCGCCGACATCCGGCCCGTGTCGACGGATGTGGCGTTCTATTCGACGGTCACGGCTGAACGTCTCGCGGACACCGCGGCGTTGGACACGGACTACTGGGTGACCAACCTCCGTCAGCGGGTCCGGTTCGCCGAGACGGTGGAGGCGCTGCTTGCCGATGGCTACCGGTTGTTCATCGAGGTCAGCGCCCATCCGGTGCTGGGTCTTGGTATGGAGGAGACGATCGAGCGGGCGGATGTGTCCGCCACGGTGGTTCCGACTTTGCGGCGTGATCACGGTGGTGTCGCTCAGTTGACCCGTGCTGCCGCGCAGGCGTTCGCGGCGGGTGCGGAGGTCGACTGGCGGCGCTGGTTCCCGGCCGGGCCGACGCCTCGTACCGTCGACCTGCCCACGTACGCCTTCCAACGCCGACGCTACTGGCTCGCCGACACGGTGAAACGGGACGACGCCGGATCGCAGGGGGCGACCGGGTCGGGGCACGCGCAGTTGGGCACCGTCGTCGCGCTCGCCGACGGGCGAGTGGTGCTCAATGGCCGGGTCTCCGCCGAGCGCGGAAGCTGGCTGGGCGGGCACGTGGTCGCCGGGACCGTGCTGGTGCCGGGGGCCGCGCTGGTCGAGTGGGTGCTGCGGGCCGCCGACGACGCGGGCTGCGCGACGCTCCGGGAACTGACGCTCCAGGCGCCTTTGGTGCTCCCCGAGACCGGGAGCCTCCAGGTCCAGGTCGTCGTGGACGCTGCCGACGACCAGGGCGGGAGTGACGTACGCGTGTACTCGCGTCCTGAGCGGGACGCCGGGGCGGTGTGGGTGTGCCATGCGGTCGGCGAGCTCGCGCGGGAGTCGGGGGCGAGGCCGCTGCGGCAGGCTGGTGCGTGGCCCCCGGCGGGGGCGGAGCCGGTGGACGTGGGCGAGTTCTACGAAGGTGTCGCCGCCGCCGGATACGAGTACGGCCCCGCGTTCCGCGGGCTGCGCGCGATGTGGCGGCAGGGCGAGGAGCTGCTGGCGGAGGTGGAGCTGCCTGAGCAGGCCGGTTCGCCCGCCGGGTTCGGCATCCACCCGGCGCTGCTGGACGCCGCTCTGCACCCGCTGCTCGCACAGCGCAGCCTGGACGGCGCTGCGGATGGGCAGGTGTTGTTGCCCTTCACCTGGAGCGGTGTCTCACTGTGGGCGACCGACGCCACGACCGTACGCGTGCGCATCAGTGGGCTCAGTGCGCTGCTTGGGAGCGGTGCGGAGACGGTCTCGCTGATCGTCACCGATCCCACCGGGTGGCCCGTGCTCGACGTCGCGGAGCTGCGGCTGCGGTCGACCAGTGCCCGACAGGTGCGGGCCGCTGTGGGGGCGGTCGGGTCCGGTGCCGATGGACTGTACGAACTGCGGTGGACGTCGCTTCCCGGCCAGGCGGTCGTGGACAGGCTCGGCGCGATCGATGCCGCCGGGTGCGTGACGCTCGGTGGGCTGGACGTCGAGGGCGTGCGTGGGCTCGCCGGAGCCGATGCCTCGCCGCCCTCCATGGTGCTGGCCCCCGTGGACACACCGGACGCCGCGTCGAGCGAGGACGGACTCGCCCTGACGGCGCGCGTGTTGGGCGTCATTCAGGAGTTCCTTGCCGAACCCCGCCTCGAGCAGACGCAGCTCGTCTTCGTCACCCGGGGCGCGGCCGGTCCTGACGAGGCGGGCGGGGTGCCGTACGCCCCGGACCCGGCGGGCGCGGCCGTATGGGGCCTGGTCCGCAGTGCGCAGTCGGAGAACCCGGGCCGCTTCGTGCTGCTCGACGCCGACGTCGACACCGACGTCGACGTTGACACCGACCTCGGCACCTACGTCGATGACGCGGAGTTCGGCCGCGGCGACCGCGCGATTCTGCGCGCGGTCCGTTGCGCGACCGACGCGGACGAGCCCCAAGTCGCTCTGCGCGGGGATCGCGTACTGGTGCCCAGGTGGGCGCGCGCCGACGTACCGGCCGAGTTGTCCGGGCCGTCCGGCGCCCGGGCCTGGCGGCTCGTGGGTGGTACGTCAGGGACGCTGGATGCCGTCGAAGCCGTGGCCTGCGACGAGGTGCTGCGTCCGTTGGAGCCGGGGCAGGTCCGTATCGCCGTGCACACCGCCGGCGTCAACTTCCGCGACGTACTGATCGCACTCGGCATGTATCCGGACGCCGACGCGCTGCCCGGCACCGAGGCGGCCGGTGTGGTGACGGAGGTCGGGCCCGGCGTCACCCGCCTGTCGGTGGGCGACCGTGTGATGGGCATGCTGGAGGGCGCCTTCGGGCCGTGGGCCGTCGCCGACGCGCGCATGCTGGCGCCCGTCCCGGCAGGCTGGGACACGAGGCAGGCGGCCGCGGCCCCGGCCGCGTTCCTCACCGCCTGGTACGGGCTTGTCGAGCTGGCCGGGTTGAAGGCGGGCGAGCGCGTGTTGATCCATGCCGCCACGGGTGGTGTGGGGATGGCGGCGGTGCAGATCGCCCGGCATCTCGGTGCCGAGGTGTTCGCCACCGCGAGTCCGGCCAAGCACGGCGTGCTGGAGGAGATGGGGATCGACGCCGCCCACCGTGCTTCCTCACGTGACGCGGGGTTCGAGGACGCCGTCCGCCGGGCCACCGGTGGGCGTGGCGTGGACGTCGTACTCAACAGCCTCACCGGCGAACTCCTGGACGCCTCCCTCCGGTTGCTCGGCGAGGGCGAGGGCGAGGGCGAGGGTTCGGGTGAGGGTGGGGCTACGGGCACAAGTATGGGTGGACGTTTCGTCGAGATGGGCAAAAGCGATCCGCGCGACCCCGAACTGATCGCGCTGAAGCACCCCGGCGTGCGGTACGAAGCCTTCGACCTGGTCGCCGACGCCGGGCCCGAGCGGCTCGGGCGGATGCTCGACCTGCTCGGCGGCCTCTTCGCCGACGGGACGCTCGTACCGCTGCCGGTCGCGGCGCGGCCCCTGGGGCGGGCGCCCGAGGTGTTCCGTTTCATGAGCCAGGCCAAGCACACTGGCAAGCTCGTGCTCGACGTACCCGCTCCGCTCGACCCCGACGGCACCGTCCTCATCACCGGAGGCACCGGCACCATCGGGGCCGCTGTGGCCGAACACCTGGCGCGCACGGGCGAGAGCAGGCATCTGCTCATCGCAAGCCGCAGCGGAGGCGCGGCCGTAGGTGCGTCCGAACTCGCCTCGCGTATCGCCGAGCTGGGGTCCGACGTCACCTTCGCCGCCGTCGACGTGACCGAGCCCGGCGCCGTCGCCGCGCTGGTCGCCGGGATCGATCCGGCGCACCCGCTGACCGGAGTCGTACACGCCGCCGGTGTGCTCGACAACGCCATGATCGGCAGCCAGAACCCCGACAGCCTCGCCCGGGTGTGGGCGGCCAAGGCGGGCGCCGCGCACGAACTGCACGAAGCGACGCGGGAGATGAGGCTCGGCCTCTTCGTGATGTTCTCCTCCTTCGCCTCCACCATGGGCACCCCGGGTCAGGCCAACTACGCCTCCGCCAACGCCTATTGCGACGCGCTGGCCGCGCGCCGCCGCGCCGAGGGCCTCGCCGGGCTCTCCGTGGCATGGGGGCTGTGGGAGGCCACCAGCGGCCTGACCGGCACGCTGTCCGCGGCCGACCGGGCCCGCATCGACCGGTACGGCATCAAGCCGACCGGCGCGGCCCGCGGCTGCGCCCTGCTGGCCGCCGCGCGCACCCACGGGCGCCCCGACCTGCTCGCGATGGACCTGGACCCCCGCGTCCCCGCCGCCTCCGACGCCCCGGTCCCCGCCGTACTGCGCACGCTGGCGGCGGCCGCCACCGGAACATCCGCCACCACCCGTCCCACCGCGGCCGCGGCGGGCGAGGCGACGGACTGGTCGGACAGGCTCGCGGGCCTCACCGCCGACGAGCGACGCGACCTCCTCACCACGCTGGTCCGCACCCAGGCGGCCGGAGTCCTCGGCCACGCCGACCCGGACGCCGTGCAGGTGGACACGCCGTTCAAGGAGCTCGGGTTCGACTCGCTCACCGCCGTGGAACTGCGCAACAGGCTCGCCGCCGTGACCGGCCTGAAGCTGCCCGCGGCGCTCGTCTTCGACTACCCGCAGGCCCACGTGCTCGCCGCCCACCTGGCCGAACGGCTCGCCCCCGGCGCGGCGGCGCGGGCCACGAACAGCGACATGACCGCCCAAGTCCTCCAGGAGGTGGCCCGGGTCGAGCACGCCCTGTCCGCCGCCGTCGCGCAGGGCCTGGACCAGGCGGCCGTCGCGGCCCGCCTGGAGGCGCTGCTCGCCCGCTTCGCGGCGAGCACGGCCGCCGCGCCGGACGGCGACGACGCGGCGGACCAGCTGGAGACGGCCACCGCCGAGCAGGTACTGGACTTCATCGACAACGAACTCGGGGTGTGA